The window TCGCAGGCGAGGGCCAGCACCAGGACGCCGGCGCGAAGATGGTGCACGCGGCGCCGAACACGTCCTCGACGATCGTGTCGAAGTCGGTCGCCCGCGGTGGTGGCCGCACGTCGTACCGCGGTCTGGTGCAGGTGCTCGACGGTGCGGTCGGCTCGAAGTCGACCGTGAAGTGCGACGCGCTGCTGGTCGACACGATCTCGCGGTCGGACACCTACCCGTACGTCGACGTCCGCGAGGACGACGTCGCGATGGGGCACGAGGCCACGGTCTCCAAGATCAGCGACGACCAGCTGTTCTACCTGATGAGCCGCGGGCTGACCGAGGACGAGGCGATGGCGATGATCGTCCGCGGCTTCGTCGAGCCGATCGCCCGTGAGCTGCCGATGGAGTACGCGCTGGAGCTGAACCGCCTGATCGAGCTCCAAATGGAAGGCGCGGTTGGCTGACGCCGAGCCCACGCCAGCGAAACCACTGAGAAAAGGGATCCAGTAAGTGTCTAGCGATGCTCCTGTGCTCGCGGGAGCGCACAGCCATGGTGGGCCGGTCGACGGCAAGCCGCCGGCCAGCAAGGCCGTGGCGCTGCGCTCCTACGACGTGGCCGACTTCCCCCGGCTGACCGGCCGGGAGGAAGAGTGGCGGTTCACGCCGCTCGGCCGCCTCCACGGCCTGCACGACAGCAGCGCCGAACCGGCGGCAGAGGCCCTGTCCGAGCAGACCGGCACCTGGGCCGGCGGTGAGCTGCCCAGCGGCGTCCGCGTCGAGCACGTCGACACCGCCGACCCCCGGGTGGGGAGCGCGCTGGTTCCGTTCGACCGTCCGTCCGCCGACGCCTACGGCAAGGCCGGGCAGGCCACCGTCGTCAGCGTCGCGCCGAACGCGGTCGTCGACGAGCTGGTCCGCATCGACCTGACCGGCCGCGACGCCTCCGGGGCGAGCTACCACCACACGGTGCTCGACGTCGGGGCGAACGCCGAGGTCAAGATCCTGCTCGACCAGTCGGGCAACGTCGCGCTCGCCGACAACGTCGAGATCCTCGTCGGCGACAACGCGAGCGTCACGGTCGTCACCCGCGCCGACTGGTCGGGCGACTCGGTGCAGCTGCAGCACCAGCGCGCGAAGCTCGGCCGGGACTCCCGCCTGACCCACATCGCGATCACGCTCGGCGGTGACCTGGTCCGGCAGTACACGTCGGTGGAGTTCACCGGCCGCGGCGGCGAGGTCGACGCCTACGGCATCTACTTCGCCGACGCCGGTCAGCACCTCGAGCACCGGCTGTTCGTCGACCACTCGGTGCCGGACTGCCGCTCGAACGTCGTGTACCGCGGCGCGCTGCAGGGCGCGGACGCCCACACGGTCTGGGTCGGCGACGTGCTGATCCAGGACGAGGCGACCGGCACCGACACGTACGAGATCAACCGGAACCTGGTCCTCACAGACGGGGCACGCGCCGACTCGGTGCCGAACCTGGAGATCGAAACCGGCGAGATCGTCGGTGCCGGCCACGCCAGCGCGACCGGCCGGTTCGACGACGAGCAGCTGTTCTACCTGCAGTCCCGGGGCATCCCGGCGGACGAGGCGCGGCGCCTGGTCGTCCGCGGCTTCTTCGCCGAGATCATCCAGAAGATCGGCGAGCCGGAGCTGGTCGAGTCGATCACCCAGACCATCGACGCGCGGCTGGCCAAGGCAGGTGCCTGATGGCTTTCGTCCGTGTCTGCGCGGTCGCTGACCTCGAGGACGACACCCCGCTGGCGGTGGACGTCGAGGGAGAGCCGGTCGCGGTCGTCCGTTCCGAGGGCGAGTACTTCGCGATCCGCGACGTGTGCTCGCACGCCGACGTCCCGCTCTCCGAGGGTGACGTCGAGGACTGCGCGATCGAGTGCTGGCTGCACGGATCCCGGTTCGACCTGCGCTCGGGCAAAC is drawn from Cryptosporangium aurantiacum and contains these coding sequences:
- the sufD gene encoding Fe-S cluster assembly protein SufD, coding for MLAGAHSHGGPVDGKPPASKAVALRSYDVADFPRLTGREEEWRFTPLGRLHGLHDSSAEPAAEALSEQTGTWAGGELPSGVRVEHVDTADPRVGSALVPFDRPSADAYGKAGQATVVSVAPNAVVDELVRIDLTGRDASGASYHHTVLDVGANAEVKILLDQSGNVALADNVEILVGDNASVTVVTRADWSGDSVQLQHQRAKLGRDSRLTHIAITLGGDLVRQYTSVEFTGRGGEVDAYGIYFADAGQHLEHRLFVDHSVPDCRSNVVYRGALQGADAHTVWVGDVLIQDEATGTDTYEINRNLVLTDGARADSVPNLEIETGEIVGAGHASATGRFDDEQLFYLQSRGIPADEARRLVVRGFFAEIIQKIGEPELVESITQTIDARLAKAGA
- a CDS encoding non-heme iron oxygenase ferredoxin subunit, with amino-acid sequence MAFVRVCAVADLEDDTPLAVDVEGEPVAVVRSEGEYFAIRDVCSHADVPLSEGDVEDCAIECWLHGSRFDLRSGKPTGLPATKPVPVYPVRVDGDDVLVSLTTNQEFPQ